In the genome of Pelobacter seleniigenes DSM 18267, one region contains:
- a CDS encoding short-chain fatty acid transporter, translating into MVRALGTFFSKVAKKYLPDAFIFAVILAIIVFVLGMAIEGASFVEMTTYFGGGMWKFLAFSMQMVLILVTGSALATSRPVHKGLKSLSTIARTPTQAIVLVTVVMIVGCWLNWGFGLIVSALVAKELAKNIRHIHYPLLVASAYSGFVVWHAGFSGSIPLKVAGADTIMKQFADGAIIPTAETIFSWPNLLLVAVFLVTIPIINMLMSPKHKDEILEVDSALFEEEEDAPLKPRQDMTPAEKLENSWILSMIIGVIGVAFIISFFVKGGGLGLDVVNFIFLILGIILHKTPIRYVNAVNDAIKNCGGIVLQFPFYAGIMGMMISSGLAVTFSEGFVDISNTTTFPFFTYLSAGLVNFFVPSGGGQWAVQGPIMMPAAKAIGVPYSTTAMAIAWGDAWTNMVQPFWALPLLAVAKLNIRDIMGYTTVVLIFTGIVTSLFMLFVF; encoded by the coding sequence ATGGTACGAGCTCTCGGTACATTCTTTTCCAAGGTTGCAAAGAAGTATCTGCCGGATGCATTTATTTTTGCGGTCATTCTTGCGATTATTGTTTTTGTATTGGGAATGGCTATAGAGGGGGCCTCCTTTGTTGAAATGACCACCTATTTTGGTGGCGGAATGTGGAAGTTCTTAGCCTTTTCAATGCAGATGGTTCTTATCTTGGTAACAGGCAGCGCTCTTGCAACCTCAAGGCCTGTTCATAAGGGCCTTAAAAGTTTATCGACTATCGCCAGGACTCCTACTCAGGCAATTGTTCTTGTGACTGTCGTCATGATTGTCGGCTGCTGGCTTAACTGGGGGTTCGGTCTTATCGTCAGTGCGCTGGTCGCCAAAGAACTTGCTAAAAATATCAGGCATATTCATTATCCGCTTCTTGTCGCCAGTGCCTATTCCGGTTTTGTGGTCTGGCATGCCGGTTTTTCAGGGTCTATTCCGCTCAAAGTGGCGGGTGCTGACACCATCATGAAACAGTTTGCGGATGGGGCGATTATCCCAACCGCGGAGACGATCTTTTCCTGGCCGAATCTCCTGCTTGTTGCCGTTTTTCTGGTCACCATTCCGATCATCAATATGCTGATGAGTCCTAAGCACAAAGATGAAATTCTGGAGGTTGATTCTGCTCTCTTTGAAGAGGAAGAAGACGCTCCGCTTAAACCCAGACAAGACATGACCCCGGCTGAAAAACTTGAGAACTCCTGGATTCTTTCAATGATCATCGGGGTCATCGGGGTTGCTTTCATTATTTCCTTCTTTGTCAAAGGGGGCGGGCTTGGCCTGGATGTTGTCAACTTCATTTTCCTGATTCTCGGCATTATTCTGCATAAGACGCCAATTCGTTATGTAAATGCGGTGAACGATGCAATCAAGAACTGCGGCGGGATCGTTCTGCAGTTCCCCTTCTATGCAGGGATCATGGGCATGATGATCAGCTCAGGTCTTGCGGTCACCTTTTCTGAAGGTTTTGTCGATATCTCCAATACGACAACCTTCCCGTTCTTTACCTACCTCTCTGCAGGCCTTGTCAATTTCTTCGTTCCTTCAGGCGGAGGCCAGTGGGCGGTTCAGGGTCCGATCATGATGCCCGCGGCAAAGGCGATTGGTGTTCCCTACTCAACAACGGCAATGGCTATTGCCTGGGGTGATGCCTGGACCAATATGGTTCAGCCGTTCTGGGCTTTGCCTTTGCTGGCCGTTGCCAAACTCAATATTCGCGACATCATGGGATATACGACCGTCGTCCTTATTTTTACCGGGATAGTGACTTCTTTGTTCATGCTGTTCGTTTTTTAA
- a CDS encoding sigma-54-dependent transcriptional regulator, whose translation MKGSILIVDDERNVRVFLRELFEQDGYEVFAAGSIDEAKTEITKNSPEVVVLDLGLPDGSGHELIPFIKNNKKNTEVVVITAMGTIDNAVDSMRLGAYDFISKPFDTEKILISCERAVKFAKVSRENTALKRQQKNHIYFEEFIGECPETQKLKKLIHKLAFVDVPILITGETGTGKNILAKQIHFTCADENKPVVYTNCSSLPETLFESELFGHEKGAFTGASTLKKGRVEEADGGTLILDEITEIPYELQAKLLNFIQERCFYRVGGNRHILVNTRIIALSNRNMSEEVEAGRFRKDLFYRLNVVHMKVPPLKERGSDIALLTRHFMDILKTKYGKDKQLSPLAFKLLQTYSWPGNVRELKNTLERAFIFSEDEVIKEGEIVFEGDATSGEQGDLKSMLSGFEKTLIIQTLAAQGGNRANTAAELGISLRNLQYKLSRYDLID comes from the coding sequence ATGAAGGGCAGCATACTGATTGTTGATGATGAGAGAAATGTCAGGGTCTTTTTGCGTGAGCTTTTCGAACAGGATGGATACGAGGTTTTTGCTGCAGGAAGCATTGATGAAGCAAAGACCGAAATTACTAAAAACAGTCCTGAAGTCGTTGTCCTGGATCTCGGTCTTCCCGATGGCAGTGGGCACGAGCTGATTCCGTTTATAAAGAATAATAAGAAAAACACGGAAGTCGTTGTCATAACCGCAATGGGAACAATCGATAATGCTGTTGATTCAATGCGGCTTGGAGCTTACGATTTTATTTCTAAGCCGTTTGACACGGAAAAAATACTCATTTCATGTGAGCGGGCAGTGAAGTTTGCAAAGGTGAGCCGCGAAAACACTGCTTTAAAGCGTCAGCAGAAAAATCACATCTATTTTGAAGAGTTTATTGGTGAGTGTCCCGAGACCCAGAAGCTTAAAAAGCTGATTCACAAGCTTGCTTTTGTGGATGTCCCGATCCTGATTACCGGAGAAACGGGAACGGGGAAAAATATCCTCGCAAAGCAAATACACTTTACCTGTGCAGATGAAAATAAACCCGTTGTCTATACAAACTGCTCAAGCCTCCCGGAAACTTTATTCGAGTCTGAACTGTTTGGTCATGAGAAAGGGGCATTTACAGGCGCCAGCACCTTGAAGAAAGGACGGGTGGAGGAGGCTGACGGCGGGACGTTGATTCTCGATGAGATAACCGAAATTCCTTATGAACTGCAGGCCAAATTGCTCAATTTCATTCAGGAGAGGTGCTTCTATCGGGTTGGCGGGAATCGGCATATTTTGGTCAATACAAGAATTATTGCCCTTTCAAACAGAAATATGAGCGAGGAAGTTGAGGCGGGGAGATTTCGAAAGGATCTCTTCTATCGATTGAATGTCGTGCATATGAAGGTTCCGCCTTTGAAAGAAAGGGGCAGTGACATTGCCCTGCTGACCCGACATTTTATGGATATCCTCAAAACGAAATATGGAAAAGATAAGCAGCTTTCGCCCCTCGCTTTCAAACTGTTACAGACTTACTCCTGGCCGGGAAATGTTCGTGAGCTCAAAAATACCCTGGAGCGGGCATTTATTTTTTCAGAAGATGAAGTGATTAAAGAAGGCGAGATCGTTTTCGAAGGCGACGCGACCAGCGGGGAGCAGGGGGACCTGAAAAGTATGCTCAGTGGTTTTGAAAAGACTCTTATTATCCAGACCCTTGCCGCTCAAGGTGGAAATCGGGCCAATACTGCCGCGGAACTTGGAATTTCCCTCCGTAATCTTCAGTATAAACTCAGCCGATATGACCTTATAGACTGA
- a CDS encoding ATP-binding protein has product MFSRQYNFSSKLLFFIFISILIPFFALSFFLKTEIQDDIFEEKQDKLFGLTRQLDHHLDGTFEELIAKGNVLSSSRDEQIAYLNRELRGITDFVASGNPGVGVGYYAKDLNAVLTYGPSREFQHTVGISIEEDHEGLIAMATGEDRVQIGQLVRGNIMNCMHPIHREGRVIGYIWANETVSKVQAQLSEIMKRVYLLVIIIFAVIYLCVYFISKNFLRGVNILKKEIENIIDKPTSRLPEIEGDLNIIGKTVNNLVDNNCYMKSHIRYILDAVVSGVLVVSNNGIITHANQKFSQLFKKSGSEVYGKQARDIFGESVRNVIDGGLLEDKCYEGEELNLDNQIIRVLSNFVIDEQGQRLGLILIFQDITLIRQYQSDLREKEKIVALGEMSLGVAHEIKNPLTSIKGFTQMLQRPTLKENKRVEYLQIMDEELNRVNRLLNDLLLYGGQAPLKVKAEDLLSILDDLLAGHRTVNPEIAFEKKILQEGIFVIPLDKYKIIQVFENIIKNSVDALDHVENGKLMVSLAASDKHIRIFFKDNGKGISKENLSKIFNPFFTTKDSGTGFGLPICYRIIEKHGGAMAISSEEGKFTEVSIKLYRTVGE; this is encoded by the coding sequence ATGTTTTCACGTCAATACAATTTTTCCTCAAAGCTGTTGTTTTTTATTTTTATCTCAATATTAATCCCTTTTTTCGCTCTATCATTCTTTTTAAAAACAGAAATACAAGACGATATTTTCGAAGAAAAACAGGATAAGCTCTTTGGTTTGACAAGACAGTTGGACCATCATCTTGATGGAACGTTTGAAGAACTTATTGCAAAGGGAAATGTTCTTTCGTCAAGCCGGGACGAACAGATAGCTTATCTGAACCGGGAATTGCGAGGGATCACGGATTTTGTTGCTTCAGGAAATCCAGGGGTGGGCGTCGGTTACTATGCAAAAGACCTGAATGCTGTCTTGACTTATGGTCCGAGCAGAGAGTTTCAGCATACTGTCGGGATCTCGATAGAAGAAGACCATGAAGGCCTTATTGCTATGGCGACTGGAGAAGATCGAGTGCAGATAGGGCAACTGGTCCGCGGCAATATCATGAACTGCATGCATCCGATCCATCGTGAGGGCAGAGTCATCGGATATATCTGGGCAAATGAGACGGTCAGTAAGGTACAGGCTCAGCTTTCTGAAATAATGAAAAGGGTTTACCTTCTTGTAATCATTATTTTTGCGGTAATTTATCTTTGTGTTTACTTTATTTCAAAAAACTTTCTAAGAGGAGTTAATATATTAAAAAAGGAAATAGAGAATATTATTGATAAACCAACATCGCGCCTCCCTGAAATAGAAGGTGATCTTAATATAATTGGTAAAACAGTTAATAATCTTGTAGATAATAATTGCTACATGAAATCCCATATCAGATATATTCTTGATGCTGTTGTCAGTGGTGTTCTTGTTGTTTCTAATAATGGTATCATCACTCATGCCAATCAAAAGTTTTCTCAGCTATTTAAAAAGTCTGGAAGTGAAGTCTATGGCAAACAGGCGCGTGATATTTTTGGAGAATCAGTCAGGAATGTCATTGATGGAGGCTTACTTGAAGATAAATGCTATGAAGGTGAAGAGCTGAATCTGGACAACCAAATTATTAGAGTGCTGAGCAATTTTGTTATCGATGAGCAGGGGCAAAGACTTGGGCTGATTCTTATTTTTCAGGATATTACACTGATCAGGCAATATCAGAGTGACCTGCGGGAGAAAGAAAAAATAGTGGCCTTAGGTGAGATGAGTCTTGGAGTCGCTCATGAAATTAAAAACCCGCTGACTTCGATCAAAGGATTTACGCAAATGCTTCAGCGGCCAACCCTGAAAGAAAATAAGCGGGTCGAATACCTGCAGATCATGGACGAGGAGTTGAATCGGGTAAACCGTTTGCTTAATGATCTTCTGCTGTATGGCGGACAGGCTCCTTTAAAGGTGAAGGCTGAGGATCTTTTGAGTATTCTTGATGACCTGCTGGCAGGGCATCGAACGGTTAATCCGGAGATTGCATTTGAAAAGAAAATTTTACAGGAGGGTATTTTTGTTATACCTCTTGATAAATATAAGATAATTCAGGTTTTTGAGAATATCATAAAGAATTCAGTGGACGCACTTGATCATGTTGAAAACGGAAAATTAATGGTGAGTCTTGCGGCTTCTGATAAACACATCCGAATTTTTTTCAAAGATAACGGAAAAGGAATCAGTAAAGAGAACCTTTCCAAAATTTTTAATCCGTTCTTTACGACCAAGGACAGTGGAACTGGTTTCGGTTTGCCGATCTGCTACAGAATTATCGAAAAACATGGTGGTGCTATGGCAATTTCCTCGGAAGAGGGAAAGTTTACTGAGGTGTCAATCAAACTGTACAGAACGGTAGGTGAATAA
- a CDS encoding universal stress protein, with the protein MKKPLLHIFRNTPFGRETLLQSAYLCRRLQLPLTIYRPEFKSFLFYFATDVVQIDLDGSYLTNPDSAEDHIRDILNLQQLDYTPIQPISKSASTLPDLPTHFSVMTCPRSMTKDTRKIALGSIGLKVRRIVNTAPFPIFLPAPVFKPWDKLAVLYGGSIHAAGALRLALKIQQRSNAPLQLFARGDQHELEARLRSQGFSDQQIASLDWHFLTGHDTATRLFNIPHDSLVLLGAYGKGNIKETLFGSTMEKVQHHLPNSMIVVGPKCRWIVDPPQ; encoded by the coding sequence ATGAAGAAACCGTTACTGCACATCTTTCGCAATACCCCGTTCGGCCGTGAAACTTTACTGCAATCGGCTTATCTCTGCCGGCGCCTGCAGCTGCCGCTGACGATCTATCGTCCTGAATTCAAAAGTTTTCTCTTTTACTTTGCCACGGATGTGGTGCAGATCGACCTTGATGGCAGCTATCTGACCAACCCCGATTCTGCGGAAGACCATATCCGCGACATTCTCAACCTGCAGCAGCTGGACTACACGCCAATCCAGCCAATCAGCAAAAGCGCCAGCACCCTGCCGGATTTACCGACCCATTTTTCAGTAATGACCTGCCCGCGTTCCATGACCAAAGATACCCGCAAAATCGCTCTGGGCAGTATCGGCCTGAAGGTACGGCGGATCGTCAATACCGCCCCGTTCCCCATTTTTCTGCCGGCGCCGGTATTTAAACCCTGGGATAAGCTGGCCGTGCTGTACGGTGGCTCGATCCATGCCGCCGGTGCTCTGCGTTTGGCCCTGAAGATTCAGCAGCGCAGCAACGCGCCGCTGCAGCTCTTCGCCCGCGGTGATCAGCATGAACTCGAAGCGCGGCTGCGTTCCCAGGGCTTCAGCGACCAACAGATTGCTTCGTTGGACTGGCATTTCCTGACCGGTCACGATACGGCCACGCGGCTGTTCAACATTCCCCACGACAGCCTGGTGCTGCTTGGCGCCTACGGCAAAGGCAACATCAAGGAAACCCTGTTCGGCAGTACCATGGAGAAGGTGCAGCATCATCTCCCCAACAGTATGATCGTGGTCGGCCCGAAATGTCGCTGGATTGTCGATCCGCCGCAGTAA
- a CDS encoding GNAT family N-acetyltransferase translates to MEINIQLNPQAERFETTVEGISAFLTYSLEEGVLTLLHTEVPPALEGKGIGSRLAGSALDYARQEDLKVVAKCSFVAKYIERHQEYADLLA, encoded by the coding sequence ATGGAGATCAACATCCAGCTCAACCCACAGGCCGAACGTTTTGAAACCACCGTCGAAGGGATCAGCGCCTTCTTGACGTATTCCCTGGAGGAGGGCGTATTAACCCTGCTCCATACCGAAGTACCGCCCGCCTTGGAGGGCAAAGGGATCGGCAGTCGGCTGGCCGGCAGCGCCCTGGATTACGCCCGGCAGGAGGACCTGAAAGTCGTTGCCAAGTGTTCCTTTGTGGCCAAATACATCGAACGTCATCAGGAGTATGCGGATCTACTGGCCTGA
- a CDS encoding efflux RND transporter permease subunit, which yields MNPIKSTLKYPVVALFFAALLFLAGMHAFFNMPKTEDPSITIRTGLVLAQYPGATASQVEEQVSKVLERHIFKFPEVRKDKTFSTSRHGLAVINVELEDNVKEPDVFWGKLRHEMLQTAATELPAGVRGPLVKSDFGDTVAMLIAVHGKRYGYRELQDYVERIEDELRKIRQIGKMASYGEQTEEVWVTSSSERISQHAVNPAQVIQALQQQNVITSAGSVDSGSLDAPLRVTGAFDTEEDIRNVLLNVSPGGQPVYIRDVAEVTRRYQDPTFLVRCNGEPSVMFSIEMQKGKNIVHLGERIAQVFERLHAVLPPDLSLDIIADQPTVVKTRINDLSHEFLLAIGSVILVTLLLLPMRVALVSAVAIPITLATTLGIMDAFGIQLHQVSIAALIVVLGIIVDDAIVIADNYVELLDRKVPRAEAAWRSATEVVVPVFTATVTIICSFLPLLILSGSTGEFIRALPLTVATALSVSFVVAVMLTPILCRSFVRKGLHNHDQPVRKKGKKHVSLLDRLQAVYARCITFLMRRKLVAVALGILAVVACGPLFKQVPQQFFPSAERDQFVIDVWMPQGSRIEATDAAIQRIEAELAGRADIAQYASFIGQSAPRFYYNVNPQQPDSAYGQLIVNTHSVDATPTIVEELSGKLAGLVPEAMVVVKELQQGNIVEAPVEIRISGDKLDELKELAAEVQGIVSAVPYARYVHQDYFNDAFMADVNVDSELSKRLGLTNATVARTLSGAFSGLPVSVFWEGDRPVTIVLKLDEDERENFDDVQDAYVSSSLTGASVPVRSVARLAPEWETGRIVRRNGVRTITVRSFVKQGHYASELLNAIQPQLDDLKLPVGYRLFYGGEKFNQEETLPTMVAALGISLLAIFLVLLFQFRNLLEPLVIMCSIPLMLPGAVFGLYVTGNAFGFTAFVGLISLCGIVVRNAIILVDYINEKIAEGHSLDQAATEAGERRLRPIFLTTMAAAVGVTPMILSGSSLWSPLASVIAIGLIFSMFFTLLVVPVIYVLVCSRLKKNRAGAIAAVCLLALCGLPSMARAVAPVQQLTLQQTVALALRQNPALKIAAAKVLEKGYQEDAVQADYYPQLSDDLRWTYLTASQLVSIPAGSLGNIEGLGSFPAEKMDISQGSQSTLLNTLTVKQPLTQLIKISDAEQVAAADRMISEAELRQAQTEVVFAAKKLFYGLLLAKKQQETARAAIAAADAGLREATDAATSGVVLPMVVSGARVKLLQAQQALLNEEIRSSDLSAELSRLIGLPLDSDYELVYAASEPAEPLPQQSYVATALVSNPEILGARKKVSKAQGGVAASRHDSIPDIGLFASYMHQEGVSFLQDDFGVVGLQMTWDIFDWGKKSAKVKQRNMQLVQAERNLERVKQQVEVAVGKAYRKLEQTRMMMAVAEEALSLQRDRLRQGDDQLAVETITVAAHDELVAAVKEAEYNQLQAQVAYQLALAELDQAVGSNAAD from the coding sequence GTGAACCCGATTAAAAGCACTCTAAAGTATCCGGTGGTCGCCCTGTTTTTTGCGGCCCTGCTGTTCCTGGCCGGTATGCATGCATTTTTCAACATGCCGAAGACCGAAGATCCCTCCATCACCATCCGCACCGGGCTGGTCCTCGCCCAGTATCCGGGGGCGACCGCCAGCCAGGTTGAGGAGCAGGTCAGCAAGGTGCTGGAACGGCATATCTTTAAATTCCCGGAAGTCCGTAAGGATAAGACTTTCTCCACCAGTCGCCACGGACTGGCGGTGATCAATGTGGAACTGGAGGACAACGTCAAGGAACCGGACGTGTTCTGGGGCAAGCTGCGCCATGAAATGCTCCAGACCGCTGCGACAGAGCTGCCGGCCGGAGTTCGGGGACCGTTGGTGAAATCCGATTTCGGCGACACCGTCGCCATGCTGATCGCGGTCCACGGCAAGCGCTACGGCTATCGGGAACTGCAGGATTATGTCGAGCGGATTGAAGACGAACTGCGCAAGATTCGTCAGATCGGCAAGATGGCCAGCTACGGTGAGCAGACCGAAGAAGTTTGGGTGACCAGCAGCAGTGAACGGATTTCCCAACATGCGGTCAACCCCGCCCAGGTGATTCAGGCCCTGCAGCAACAGAATGTCATTACCAGCGCCGGCAGTGTCGACTCCGGGAGCCTGGATGCTCCGCTACGGGTGACCGGGGCTTTCGATACCGAAGAGGATATCCGCAATGTGCTGCTGAATGTGTCCCCCGGCGGACAACCGGTCTATATCCGCGATGTCGCCGAGGTCACCCGCCGGTACCAGGATCCGACCTTTCTGGTCCGTTGCAACGGCGAACCGAGCGTGATGTTCTCCATCGAGATGCAGAAAGGGAAGAACATCGTCCACCTCGGCGAGCGGATCGCCCAGGTGTTTGAACGCCTGCACGCGGTGCTGCCGCCGGACCTGTCCCTGGACATCATCGCGGATCAGCCGACCGTGGTCAAAACCCGCATCAACGACCTGAGCCACGAGTTTCTCCTGGCCATCGGCTCGGTGATCCTGGTCACCCTGTTGCTGCTGCCCATGCGGGTGGCGCTGGTGTCGGCCGTGGCCATTCCCATCACCCTGGCGACCACCCTGGGGATCATGGATGCTTTCGGCATTCAGCTTCACCAGGTCTCCATCGCCGCCCTGATCGTGGTGCTGGGGATTATCGTCGATGATGCCATCGTCATTGCCGACAATTATGTCGAACTGCTCGACCGCAAGGTCCCCCGTGCCGAAGCGGCCTGGCGCTCCGCAACCGAGGTGGTGGTGCCGGTGTTCACCGCAACCGTCACCATTATCTGTTCGTTTTTGCCGCTGTTGATTCTAAGCGGGTCGACCGGAGAGTTCATCCGCGCCCTGCCGCTGACCGTCGCCACTGCGCTAAGTGTCTCCTTTGTGGTGGCGGTGATGCTGACGCCGATTCTCTGTCGGTCCTTTGTCCGCAAGGGGCTGCACAATCATGATCAGCCGGTCAGGAAAAAGGGCAAAAAGCATGTCTCCTTGCTTGACCGGCTGCAGGCGGTGTATGCCCGGTGCATCACGTTTCTGATGCGCAGGAAACTGGTTGCCGTCGCCCTGGGAATCCTTGCCGTCGTGGCTTGCGGGCCACTCTTTAAACAGGTGCCCCAGCAATTTTTCCCGTCGGCAGAACGTGATCAGTTCGTGATCGATGTGTGGATGCCGCAGGGCAGCCGGATCGAAGCGACCGATGCGGCGATCCAGCGGATCGAAGCGGAACTGGCCGGGCGGGCCGATATCGCCCAGTATGCCAGTTTTATCGGGCAGAGCGCCCCCCGCTTTTACTACAACGTCAATCCCCAGCAGCCCGATAGTGCTTACGGCCAGCTGATTGTCAACACCCATTCGGTTGACGCAACCCCGACGATTGTCGAAGAGCTGAGCGGCAAACTGGCCGGGCTGGTTCCCGAAGCCATGGTCGTGGTCAAGGAGTTGCAGCAGGGGAATATTGTCGAAGCGCCGGTGGAGATTCGGATCTCCGGCGACAAGCTCGATGAGCTGAAGGAGCTGGCGGCCGAAGTGCAGGGGATCGTCAGTGCAGTTCCTTACGCTCGCTATGTCCATCAGGATTATTTTAATGATGCCTTCATGGCGGATGTCAACGTTGACAGCGAACTGTCCAAGCGCCTCGGGTTGACCAATGCTACGGTGGCCAGAACCCTGTCCGGCGCCTTCAGCGGTCTGCCGGTGAGCGTGTTCTGGGAAGGTGATCGCCCGGTCACCATTGTGCTCAAGCTGGACGAGGACGAGCGGGAGAATTTCGACGATGTGCAGGACGCCTATGTCTCCTCATCACTGACCGGAGCAAGTGTGCCGGTTCGTTCGGTGGCCAGACTGGCCCCGGAATGGGAAACCGGTCGCATCGTCAGGCGCAATGGGGTGCGCACCATCACCGTGCGCAGCTTTGTCAAGCAGGGGCACTATGCGTCGGAACTGCTCAATGCCATCCAGCCGCAACTTGACGATCTCAAGCTTCCGGTCGGCTACCGGCTGTTCTACGGCGGGGAAAAGTTCAACCAGGAAGAAACCTTGCCAACAATGGTGGCGGCGCTGGGGATCAGTCTGCTGGCTATCTTCCTGGTGTTGCTGTTTCAGTTCCGCAACCTTCTTGAGCCGCTGGTGATCATGTGCTCCATTCCGCTAATGCTGCCCGGAGCGGTGTTTGGCCTGTATGTGACCGGTAATGCCTTCGGCTTCACCGCCTTTGTCGGTCTGATCAGTCTGTGTGGCATTGTGGTGCGGAACGCCATCATCCTGGTGGATTACATCAATGAAAAGATTGCCGAAGGCCATTCCCTGGACCAGGCGGCCACCGAAGCCGGCGAACGCCGCTTGCGGCCGATTTTCCTGACCACCATGGCCGCTGCAGTGGGGGTGACACCCATGATTCTGTCCGGATCCAGTCTGTGGAGTCCGTTGGCCAGCGTCATCGCTATCGGGCTGATTTTTTCCATGTTCTTTACCCTGCTGGTGGTGCCGGTCATTTATGTCCTGGTCTGTTCACGGCTGAAGAAAAACCGGGCCGGTGCTATCGCCGCGGTCTGTCTGCTGGCTCTTTGCGGCCTGCCGTCCATGGCTCGGGCCGTTGCGCCGGTGCAACAGCTGACCCTGCAGCAGACCGTTGCGCTGGCTTTACGGCAGAATCCCGCCCTGAAGATCGCGGCGGCCAAGGTTCTCGAAAAAGGCTACCAGGAGGATGCGGTGCAGGCGGATTACTATCCCCAGCTGTCCGATGATCTGCGCTGGACCTACCTGACCGCTAGCCAACTGGTTTCGATTCCGGCGGGCTCTTTGGGAAATATCGAAGGGCTCGGCTCTTTCCCGGCCGAGAAAATGGATATCTCCCAGGGGTCGCAGAGCACCCTGCTCAATACCCTGACCGTCAAGCAGCCCCTCACCCAGCTGATCAAGATTAGCGATGCCGAGCAGGTGGCGGCCGCTGACCGGATGATCTCGGAGGCGGAATTGCGCCAGGCGCAAACGGAAGTGGTGTTCGCGGCGAAAAAACTCTTCTATGGCTTATTGCTGGCAAAAAAACAGCAAGAGACCGCCCGTGCCGCCATCGCTGCCGCTGACGCCGGCCTGCGCGAGGCAACCGATGCGGCAACCTCCGGAGTGGTGCTGCCGATGGTGGTCAGTGGGGCCAGGGTCAAGCTGCTGCAGGCGCAACAGGCGCTCCTGAACGAAGAGATCCGCAGCAGCGATTTGAGTGCCGAACTCAGCCGCCTGATCGGGCTGCCTTTGGATAGCGATTACGAGCTGGTCTATGCCGCCAGCGAGCCTGCTGAGCCGTTGCCGCAACAAAGCTACGTCGCTACCGCTCTCGTCAGCAATCCGGAGATCCTGGGAGCAAGGAAAAAAGTCAGCAAGGCACAGGGCGGAGTCGCTGCCTCCCGCCATGACTCTATTCCGGATATCGGACTTTTTGCCAGCTACATGCATCAGGAAGGGGTCTCATTTCTCCAGGACGATTTCGGTGTCGTCGGCCTGCAGATGACCTGGGATATCTTCGACTGGGGCAAGAAATCCGCCAAAGTCAAACAGCGCAACATGCAGCTGGTGCAGGCGGAGCGCAACCTGGAGCGGGTCAAACAGCAGGTGGAAGTTGCAGTGGGCAAGGCCTATCGAAAACTGGAACAGACCCGGATGATGATGGCCGTGGCCGAAGAGGCCCTCAGCCTGCAACGGGACCGCTTACGCCAGGGGGACGATCAGCTGGCCGTCGAGACCATCACTGTGGCGGCCCATGACGAACTGGTGGCCGCCGTAAAAGAAGCCGAATACAACCAGCTCCAGGCACAGGTTGCCTATCAGCTGGCCCTGGCGGAACTGGACCAGGCGGTGGGAAGCAATGCGGCCGACTGA